The Solanum lycopersicum chromosome 6, SLM_r2.1 genome has a window encoding:
- the LOC101259641 gene encoding dof zinc finger protein DOF2.1, which produces MDPSSAQHQHHQELSSQTLESMLVSTKPQQQDPKKPKPPEQAINCPRCDSSNTKFCYYNNYSLSQPRYFCKSCRRYWTKGGTLRNVPVGGGCRKNKRSSSSRSSSISSQDQHSIVNTPNNPFPYDSSDLSLAFARLQKQGNGQLGFENHGNLSMMCNENPSGIFLDALRGNTGFLENNNPMNGLIHQQNLYYGVGNIINGDIGLHNVENGGLGVNNNDQEVGLMHNYDQEISSGVTTSTTMTTVKQEMCNMAKDQGDHNRVLWGFPWQINGEGINMADFDSTRRMWNGVGGSSWHGLLNSPLM; this is translated from the exons ATGGATCCCTCTAGTGCACAGCATCAGCATCATCAG GAATTGTCTTCTCAAACCCTAGAAAGCATGTTGGTGAGTACAAAGCCACAACAACAAGATCCAAAGAAGCCAAAGCCACCAGAGCAAGCAATAAATTGTCCAAGATGTGACTCTTCCAACACCAAGTTTTGCTACTACAACAACTATAGTCTCTCTCAACCAAGATACTTTTGCAAATCATGTAGAAGATATTGGACCAAAGGAGGAACATTAAGAAATGTTCCAGTAGGAGGAGGCTGTAGGAAGAACAAAAGGTCATCATCATCAAGAAGTAGTAGTATTAGTAGCCAAGATCAACATTCCATTGTCAACACTCCTAATAATCCATTTCCCTATGATTCTAGTGATTTGAGCTTAGCATTTGCTAGGCTCCAAAAACAAGGAAATGGGCAATTGGGGTTTGAGAACCATGGTAATCTTTCAATGATGTGCAATGAAAATCCAAGTGGAATATTTCTTGATGCACTTAGGGGTAATACTGGATTTCTTGAGAATAATAATCCAATGAATGGATTAATTCATCAACAAAATTTGTACTATGGTGTTGGGAATATTATTAATGGGGATATTGGATTACATAATGTGGAAAATGGTGGATTAGGGGTGAATAACAATGATCAAGAAGTGGGATTAATGCATAATTATGATCAAGAAATAAGCAGTGGTGTAACAACATCTACAACAATGACCACAGTTAAACAAGAGATGTGCAACATGGCTAAAGATCAAGGTGATCACAACAGAGTTTTGTGGGGATTTCCATGGCAAATTAATGGAGAAGGAATTAATATGGCTGATTTTGATTCAACTAGAAGAATGTGGAATGGAGTTGGTGGATCTTCTTGGCATGGACTTCTCAATAGCCCTCTCATGTAG
- the LOC101259053 gene encoding uncharacterized protein isoform X4, translated as MAAANGSSDLYSEMEVDAFRRLFPLRYHEQHLLKSVRPDARKLGSARDTTLALGAVASAEGSALAKIGSTTMLAAIKMEIMTPTVECPDEGSIAIEFHMPPICSPLVRPGRPAEAASVISKQLSDTILSSGMIDLKELCLVGGKAAWMAYLDIYCLDADGSLFDAALLSAVAAFSHLNIPVVSLNEDGRIVLVSEDNNQLKLEKQPVNTEKRKLKLNSPPFSLTCLLHKNYILADPTAEEESIMETAVTVVLDSSYQLVSLYKPGGPVHAHTSVIQMEKY; from the exons ATGGCTGCTGCCAATGGCTCTAGTGACTTGTATTCAGAGATGGAGGTGGACGCATTTAGACGTCTTTTCCCTTTGCGCTATCATGAGCAGCATCTTCTCAAATCGGTCCGACCTGATGCTCGAAAGCTTGGAAGTGCTAGAGATACAACACTTGCGCTTG GTGCCGTGGCCTCTGCTGAGGGATCAGCACTGGCAAAGATTGGCTCCACT ACGATGCTGGCCGCCATCAAAATGGAAATCATGACACCAACTGTTGAATGTCCAGATGAGGGATCCATAG CTATCGAATTTCACATGCCTCCCATTTGTTCTCCCCTTGTACGGCCTGGTAGGCCTGCAGAGGCAGCATCAGTAATTTCTAAGCAGCTGTCAGACACTATCTTGAG TTCTGGCATGATTGACTTGAAAGAGTTGTGCTTGGTTGGAGGAAAAGCTGCATGGATGGCCTACCTG GACATATACTGTTTGGATGCTGACGGTTCTCTGTTTGACGCTGCATTACTATCTGCAGTTGCTGCCTTTTCGCATT TGAACATTCCAGTAGTGTCTTTGAATGAAGATGGGCGAATAGTTCTTGTCTCTGAGGACAATAACCAGTTGAAATTGGAGAAGCAGCCTGTCAATACagagaaaagaaaactaaaattgAACTCTCCACCATTCTCCTTAACGTGCTTACTTCACAAGAACTACATCCTAGCAGATCCTACAGCAGAGGAAGAATCTATAATGGAAACGGCTGTAACTGTGGTATTGGATTCGTCCTACCAGCTTGTTTCACTTTATAAACCAGGGGGACCAGTTCATGCCCATACATCAGTCATCCAG ATGGAGAAGTATTAG
- the LOC101259053 gene encoding uncharacterized protein isoform X1 yields the protein MAAANGSSDLYSEMEVDAFRRLFPLRYHEQHLLKSVRPDARKLGSARDTTLALGAVASAEGSALAKIGSTTMLAAIKMEIMTPTVECPDEGSIAIEFHMPPICSPLVRPGRPAEAASVISKQLSDTILSSGMIDLKELCLVGGKAAWMAYLDIYCLDADGSLFDAALLSAVAAFSHLNIPVVSLNEDGRIVLVSEDNNQLKLEKQPVNTEKRKLKLNSPPFSLTCLLHKNYILADPTAEEESIMETAVTVVLDSSYQLVSLYKPGGPVHAHTSVIQDCVALAKRRVKELQSVLNEAISDMEVE from the exons ATGGCTGCTGCCAATGGCTCTAGTGACTTGTATTCAGAGATGGAGGTGGACGCATTTAGACGTCTTTTCCCTTTGCGCTATCATGAGCAGCATCTTCTCAAATCGGTCCGACCTGATGCTCGAAAGCTTGGAAGTGCTAGAGATACAACACTTGCGCTTG GTGCCGTGGCCTCTGCTGAGGGATCAGCACTGGCAAAGATTGGCTCCACT ACGATGCTGGCCGCCATCAAAATGGAAATCATGACACCAACTGTTGAATGTCCAGATGAGGGATCCATAG CTATCGAATTTCACATGCCTCCCATTTGTTCTCCCCTTGTACGGCCTGGTAGGCCTGCAGAGGCAGCATCAGTAATTTCTAAGCAGCTGTCAGACACTATCTTGAG TTCTGGCATGATTGACTTGAAAGAGTTGTGCTTGGTTGGAGGAAAAGCTGCATGGATGGCCTACCTG GACATATACTGTTTGGATGCTGACGGTTCTCTGTTTGACGCTGCATTACTATCTGCAGTTGCTGCCTTTTCGCATT TGAACATTCCAGTAGTGTCTTTGAATGAAGATGGGCGAATAGTTCTTGTCTCTGAGGACAATAACCAGTTGAAATTGGAGAAGCAGCCTGTCAATACagagaaaagaaaactaaaattgAACTCTCCACCATTCTCCTTAACGTGCTTACTTCACAAGAACTACATCCTAGCAGATCCTACAGCAGAGGAAGAATCTATAATGGAAACGGCTGTAACTGTGGTATTGGATTCGTCCTACCAGCTTGTTTCACTTTATAAACCAGGGGGACCAGTTCATGCCCATACATCAGTCATCCAG GATTGTGTCGCACTGGCAAAACGCAGAGTGAAAGAGCTTCAGAGCGTCTTAAATGAAGCTATTTCTGATATGGAGGTTGAGTGA
- the LOC101259053 gene encoding uncharacterized protein isoform X3, translating to MAAANGSSDLYSEMEVDAFRRLFPLRYHEQHLLKSVRPDARKLGSARDTTLALGAVASAEGSALAKIGSTTMLAAIKMEIMTPTVECPDEGSIAIEFHMPPICSPLVRPGRPAEAASVISKQLSDTILSSGMIDLKELCLVGGKAAWMAYLDIYCLDADGSLFDAALLSAVAAFSHLNIPVVSLNEDGRIVLVSEDNNQLKLEKQPVNTEKRKLKLNSPPFSLTCLLHKNYILADPTAEEESIMETAVTVVLDSSYQLVSLYKPGGPVHAHTSVIQWFLQYSCF from the exons ATGGCTGCTGCCAATGGCTCTAGTGACTTGTATTCAGAGATGGAGGTGGACGCATTTAGACGTCTTTTCCCTTTGCGCTATCATGAGCAGCATCTTCTCAAATCGGTCCGACCTGATGCTCGAAAGCTTGGAAGTGCTAGAGATACAACACTTGCGCTTG GTGCCGTGGCCTCTGCTGAGGGATCAGCACTGGCAAAGATTGGCTCCACT ACGATGCTGGCCGCCATCAAAATGGAAATCATGACACCAACTGTTGAATGTCCAGATGAGGGATCCATAG CTATCGAATTTCACATGCCTCCCATTTGTTCTCCCCTTGTACGGCCTGGTAGGCCTGCAGAGGCAGCATCAGTAATTTCTAAGCAGCTGTCAGACACTATCTTGAG TTCTGGCATGATTGACTTGAAAGAGTTGTGCTTGGTTGGAGGAAAAGCTGCATGGATGGCCTACCTG GACATATACTGTTTGGATGCTGACGGTTCTCTGTTTGACGCTGCATTACTATCTGCAGTTGCTGCCTTTTCGCATT TGAACATTCCAGTAGTGTCTTTGAATGAAGATGGGCGAATAGTTCTTGTCTCTGAGGACAATAACCAGTTGAAATTGGAGAAGCAGCCTGTCAATACagagaaaagaaaactaaaattgAACTCTCCACCATTCTCCTTAACGTGCTTACTTCACAAGAACTACATCCTAGCAGATCCTACAGCAGAGGAAGAATCTATAATGGAAACGGCTGTAACTGTGGTATTGGATTCGTCCTACCAGCTTGTTTCACTTTATAAACCAGGGGGACCAGTTCATGCCCATACATCAGTCATCCAG TGGTTCCTACAATACTCCTGTTTTTAG
- the LOC101259053 gene encoding uncharacterized protein isoform X2 — MAAANGSSDLYSEMEVDAFRRLFPLRYHEQHLLKSVRPDARKLGSARDTTLALGAVASAEGSALAKIGSTTMLAAIKMEIMTPTVECPDEGSIAIEFHMPPICSPLVRPGRPAEAASVISKQLSDTILSSGMIDLKELCLVGGKAAWMAYLDIYCLDADGSLFDAALLSAVAAFSHLNIPVVSLNEDGRIVLVSEDNNQLKLEKQPVNTEKRKLKLNSPPFSLTCLLHKNYILADPTAEEESIMETAVTVVLDSSYQLVSLYKPGGPVHAHTSVIQAQVIFILDSS; from the exons ATGGCTGCTGCCAATGGCTCTAGTGACTTGTATTCAGAGATGGAGGTGGACGCATTTAGACGTCTTTTCCCTTTGCGCTATCATGAGCAGCATCTTCTCAAATCGGTCCGACCTGATGCTCGAAAGCTTGGAAGTGCTAGAGATACAACACTTGCGCTTG GTGCCGTGGCCTCTGCTGAGGGATCAGCACTGGCAAAGATTGGCTCCACT ACGATGCTGGCCGCCATCAAAATGGAAATCATGACACCAACTGTTGAATGTCCAGATGAGGGATCCATAG CTATCGAATTTCACATGCCTCCCATTTGTTCTCCCCTTGTACGGCCTGGTAGGCCTGCAGAGGCAGCATCAGTAATTTCTAAGCAGCTGTCAGACACTATCTTGAG TTCTGGCATGATTGACTTGAAAGAGTTGTGCTTGGTTGGAGGAAAAGCTGCATGGATGGCCTACCTG GACATATACTGTTTGGATGCTGACGGTTCTCTGTTTGACGCTGCATTACTATCTGCAGTTGCTGCCTTTTCGCATT TGAACATTCCAGTAGTGTCTTTGAATGAAGATGGGCGAATAGTTCTTGTCTCTGAGGACAATAACCAGTTGAAATTGGAGAAGCAGCCTGTCAATACagagaaaagaaaactaaaattgAACTCTCCACCATTCTCCTTAACGTGCTTACTTCACAAGAACTACATCCTAGCAGATCCTACAGCAGAGGAAGAATCTATAATGGAAACGGCTGTAACTGTGGTATTGGATTCGTCCTACCAGCTTGTTTCACTTTATAAACCAGGGGGACCAGTTCATGCCCATACATCAGTCATCCAG GCACAAGTGATATTTATCTTAGATAGTAGCTAA